The Salvelinus fontinalis isolate EN_2023a chromosome 7, ASM2944872v1, whole genome shotgun sequence genomic sequence ctctggtcataggaacgaCATTCATTTTTGCACAAGGCTGATGCGGTGCAACTCAAGTTttgccatcaggtggaagacggCGTAccgtctctctggtcagtcttaccagaggaaaggaaggagagagcagagaccaTGAGAGGTCGGACCCTttgctgctctctccttccctcctctgagACTaattcagtgcattcaagacaactgggaactgtgaAGAAAACTAGATCTGACTCTGAAAAATATATTTAACTgttcatccaactcagaattccaagttggaaactctggcatctttctagagctctaactttccgacctgaagatcactcaTGTCATGATTTGAGTTTCCAGTTGCCTTTAAAGCAccatgaccatcagatgcaggtagcattagtccagtaaaataaaataaaaaataatttcaaTTAATGCTCAGCTGTGCCTCGCAAGTGCTACACCAACTGATCTGTTTTGTTATCAAAGCTTGAGTTTTGAAgtataatatggtctgagaagaacaatattggcaggccaggcatatagcaaatatgctgtgataatgtattaggcctaatGCACAAACCTTATTCCAACATAactgtttttattaggttaatgttatgttttttaagtcatgttttttttttaatgaagcggtagatctcggcttgctttTTGACTGTGAAAGGGATCTTgtctcagaaaaggttggtgaccacttgGCTATTTGATCTGAGAAATGtgcatgatgtaaaaagtgtctGTCTCGTGAGATTTTCATGAATGTAATTTCCagactgtaggctacagaaaaagCCACATACTCTTTGTAccgtaggctataggctacatgcttTATGTTAgaccttttttatttattttttacaaagtgggcactgcttatcaTGGGGCGGCATCAGCGCTCACCTAAATAGCCCATATGCCACTGGGTGAGATAAATTATCACAGTTTTTTAGCAGAATTATGTGATGTATTATGTGTTGTTGGAGGTGcatcttggtcagtttagctcgGGAAATGCCTCCCTTGTCAATCTGCAGCATTAGGCGGCTGCCTAATCTTGCCTAATGTGCGGGCCGGCCCTGCATCACACACGTCTGTGAACTTTCCTTAAAGAGAAATTCATTTCAGTCCTGGTTTTCTCCCGAAGCTGGGAAAAACATTAAAGGAGCATGGAAGCTCTTCCAGCCATTGGTTCCCTAGTGGGAGAGGAAAGACCTACTTAGCTTTGAAAGCAGGACTCCTTTACCTAACAGGAGTAAGAGGGCTAGTCTGGTGCTTTCATTAAGGAAGTGGCACGACAACAAAAAACATTTACTTTGACAaggctttggtgacaaagcaAAGTCCGTGCCATGAGGAAGTAAAGTCCTTTGTTGTAAAAATAGACTTGAATGGTCGTGGTTGTAGGAATAATGAAATGAAGATGTATTTATTTTGCTGGAAAATGTTGGTCCCCTGACGTGTTATTTGTATTCTGAATTTGGTCCATGTCTTTCAAGAAGTATGGTTAGGCAATATAGCAGGTTCTACTTTGGCACCCTCAAGTGGTCTTTTCTCACATAGCTGCAGCATTAGTACAAATTATAAGGAAATTGCGTATACTATACTAAGAGAGAATGGTCAGACAACAAAATATGTAAATTGCTTGAAGTTACAGACCAAGACCAGTTACGATTACATGGCTTTTGTAGTCATTCATGAGGTAATCATTGCTGTCTTTGTAATAAGCCATACCCCTTCTGTTCCTCCAGGCTGTTCCAAGGTGACCTGCATCAGCCTCACCCAGGAGGCTTCAGTCCAGCTCTCTCCGCTGCATGGCCAGCAGATCTCCATCCACTACCTGGACATGTCTGACTGTTTTTCCCTGGAGGACCAGGGCCTCCGCACCATTGCCTCCCACTGCCCCCGCCTCACACACCTCTACCTGCGGCGCTGCACGCGTCTCACTGACGAAGCCCTGCGCCACCTGGCTCTGCACTGCCCCTCCGTCAGGGAGCTCAGCCTCAGCGACTGCCGCCTGGTGGGGGACTTCGGGCTGCGCGAGGTGGCCCGCCTGGAGGGCTGCCTGCGCTACCTGAGTGTGGCCCACTGCGGCCGCATCACGGATGTGGGGGTGCGCTACGTGGCTCGCTACTGCCCGCGGCTCCGCTACCTGAACGCGCGGGGCTGCGAAGGCCTCACGGACCACGGCCTGGGACACTTGGCCAGGAGCTGCCCCAAACTCAAGTCCCTGGATGTAGGCAAGTGCCCGTTGGTGTCAGACAGCGGGCTGGAGCAGCTGGCACTGTATTGCCAGGGCCTGAGGAGGCTGAGCCTGAGGGCGTGCGAGAGCGTGACGGGTCGAGGTCTACGGGCCATAGCCGCGAACTGCTGCGACCTGCAGCTGCTCAACGTACAGGACTGCGAGGTGTCGCCGGAGGCACTGCGATTCGTTAGGCGCCACTGCAGACGTTGCGTCATAGAGCACACGAACCCCGGGTTCTTCTGAGAGAGGGATCACTGGATTCACCTTCTGACAAATGGATATGTTTAAATTCCTGCTCTGGGGTTGACCAAGAAGAGGGCTGAGTTGTCAGTACTAGTTGGAAATGGTGTGCAATATCCACTTGTGTATTTTCTTAAGGTAATTTGCATGGTTAATAATGCTGTTCTTTGCATACACTCACATGGAATGTATTTAACATATTTATCTGTATAAAGGGAGGCAAATGTTTCAATGTATTAGACCTTGTTTGGTATTCCTCTCACATGTCACATTTCGGATGTAACGTTTGCTATGCAACAACATTGAGCACTGGGTACAGATTCATTTCGAATGCCTTCTCTTTACCTTTGTCCATCTTTTGTGCTTCATTCCATCAACTTTAAGGAGACAGATATTCACCTTTACATTGTACACATTCCTTTTTGCGCGGGAAGTTATTCCACACCAAACCACTATGAATGTATCACTAGTAAGCTAACCCAATAACCAGCATATCTGGTGACTTCTTAACCCTGTGTTCAAGTCCAGTAGAAAGAAAGGTGTATCTTTGTCAGTCTTAAGTGCTTataatgtttcttttttttgtattttgtgtaACATATGTACTTTATCAAATCTAATAGACAATCACTTCAATTGAGCTCAATGGTGTCATGCGTCTTGACTATTTTATCTTGCAGAGTACAGTGTATAGAATTAGTGTATCGACTCAGTGTACAACTACGTTTTACTACCAAATAGAAAACAAAAGGATTGGTGTTCTTTTGACCAGGAACATGTTGCTGCTACAATTATTCTAATAAACAGCTTTGTAATAAACAATTCTTCAACCATCAGGACATATTTTTTCACACAGAATGAAGTGAAAATAGCCACGAGACGTGACGCCCATGTGGACATGAGTATGCATGAAGTTCATCTGTAGTAGCACTCGCTATTTAGGGCCGTTCAGGTGCTTGGAAAAAGCATAGTATCTAATAAATACCGGTGCTACCATAAGTGGCTTGCTACCATATACTGTATCATACACTATATACGGTACCTTAACTGACAGAGGGAGCCGCAGAGAGATTGCGAGAGATAATCCGTTGAGTTGTTAAACCAAAGGTCATTGTTCTGTCTGCGCATGTGTGACACAGCACTTCACAGCACGCTTCCTGTGTATTCATTCCATTGCTGTGCCATGTTACCTCATATGCTAGGGACTGTGTGTCACCGCAACTTTGGCCACCATCCTCTAGGGTTGTGCTCCTGTTATAACACACTGACAAAGAAGAGTAGAATAACATTTGAGTACCTGAGTGTTAAACAGTAGTTATTTTCACTGTCTTGTATTGTAGCTACATGTCTTCTTCTCTGTTCTTCTGTTATGTTGAAGTAGAAATTGGAATTTCAATCACTGACTGACAACCAATGACAATTAACACTGATAGTCAATggtttgtgtgtatgtgagtgtgtgcgtgtttatGATTCATTTGAATGCCTATGTAATGTATGTGTTTTCATCAGTCtgagtttctctttctctctgaaagTAACAGCCATGATGAAACAGTTTCTGTTGACTTTTTGCCTGGCCGTAGGCCTTTTCAGCACTTTGTTAGCTCAAACAGGTACATATTGCATTACAGATGTTGTCATAATTTAACCTACAACCTGATCCTACTCCCCTCCTTTTTACCTATTGGTCAATATGACTTCAAGTCTGACTGACAGACACGTATGTACTTCTAGAGGCTTCTAGCCCTTTGGTAACCCTAAAGAGTGGTAGTGTTCGTGAGCAGTACAGGACAGTGAAGGGCACAGAAAAGGTATTGGGGGAGTACCTGGGGATTCCCTTTgcacctaaccccccccccccccccccccccccccccccccccccccccccccccccccccccccccccccccccccccccccccccccccggctcgCTGAGTCTGACTGCTCCTTTGCCTGCTGAGCCCTGGGAGAGAGTGATAGATGGCACCAAACCACCCCTTACTCAGGTTATGGTTTGGATCCATGGGGAAGCTTAGCTATGGGTGGAACCTTCCAATATGATGGATGGGCTCTGGTGGCCTATCAGAATGTGGTTGTCATTCAGTATCGCCTTAGCATCCTGGGTTTCTTAAGGTATGACCATGACAACATTTCACCAGTGTTACTCTACATTTACTCCAATTCGCATTAAGTGCCTTAAACTCTAACTGAACTATACAATGGTTTTACAATGGTGCCTTGAATGTTCATTTGATGTGCCAGCTGTGCCAAAACAACATTACAACACCAGATGTATTGTTTATTTGCTTCAAGTACAGGAGACAAACATGCAGGTGGTAACTGGGGCTTCTTGGACCAGTTTGCCAGCCTTCAGTGGGTTCGTGATAATATAATGGATTTGGGGGGAGACCCAGGCTCAGTCACCATCTTTGGACAATCTACCTGGGGCATTAGTGCCTCCATGCTGGTAGGTATGAGAAAGACAGCAGTGAGATGGTCAGGTACAGAGGAGTAGTGGTTGAATTTATACCTCACAGTGTAAACCATCAAAACCAAAGAGAGTAGAACTGTTTGATCCAATGGCTCTGTCTATCACATGATGGGTGTTGTGTCTGTTAGCTGAGGGCCTGTTTCCCAGAGCCATCCCTATGAGTGGAGTGGCACCACTGGAGGCCCATTACACCAACAACTCACTGGCCAACGCCAAGGTACTCATGAATACCTATGTAACACAGCATCCAGGTCCACACCCACCCTGCCCCTATTAATGCGGGTACAAAACAAACCATTGGTTACAATATGAATAACATGATGGCCCTGACTATGATCTAAAATAGTAACCAGTCTTCTCTGAGAGGGTTTGTTCATGGCAGGTGAATTCTTCTCCCATTCCAGATGATGGCCAATCTGTCAGAGTGTGATGACAGTACTACTGAGAAGATTGTGCAGTGCAGTGCAAGTATGAGGTCATTCTGTTCTGTTTGATGTGGCTTATGTTTTGCATGTTGGTCTATTATCATATGCACCGAAGCTAACAAAACTATCTGTATTTTAGGTTCAGGCATTCTTGGGCCCTGCCATTGATGGTGTGTTCCTGAAAGTGCCTCCTGAAGAGGTTTTGAAGAACAAGGAGTTCCTGAAGGTTCCTATGGTTGTAGGGGTGGTCAACCATGAATTTGGATGGATTATGGCTCAGGCAAGCTCATTGGCTTTTATATCTTGTTGTGAGATTTTCTTTAAGACAACATTCTCGTGGTCATCAGATCAGATCAGATTACTGTACCTGTATCACATTTCCGATATCTTCACCTCTGTTGCAGTCTAACTGTTGTTTCTGATGCCATAGTTTTTTGCACCTCTGGGTTGGGTTGATGGCATAGAGAAGCAGTCTGTGGTATCCGTGATGGATATTTTCTTCCCAGTTTATGTAAGTTCTCCATCCACTTATATACTTCTCTTCCCTTTGAACTCACGAAAATTggcctacagtgcatttggaaattattcagactcGTTACAGACATATTCTAATACGAAttaattgttttttccctcatcaatccacacacaataccccataaaaacaggtttttagaaatgtttctaaagttatataaaaaaaactgaaatattatatttacataagtattcagaccctttacactgtactttgttgaagcacgtttggaagcgattacagccttgagtcttcttgcgcATGACGCTACATGCTTGACACACTTGTACAtgggcagtttctcccattcttcactgaagatcttctcaagctctgtcaggttggatggggagcatcgctgtacagctattttcaggtctttccagagatgtttgatcaggtttaagtccgggctctggctgggctactcaaggacattcagagacttgtcctgtagccactcctgcgttgttttggctgtgtgcttagggtggttgtcctgttggaaggtgaaccttcgccccagtctgaggtcctgagcactctggcgcaggttttcatcaaggatctctctgtactttgttccgttcatctttccctcaatcctgattagtctcccagtccttgccgctcaaaaaaaaaatccccacagcatgatgctgccaccaccatgcttcaccgtagggatggtgacaggtttcctccagatgtgacgcttggcattcaggccaaagagttcaatcttggtttcatcagaccagagaatcttgtttctcatggtctgagagtctttaggggccttttggcaaactccaagcgggctgtcatgtgccttttactgaggagtggcttccgtctggcctgattggtggagtgctgcagagatggttgtcctggaagtttctctcatctccacagaggaactctggggctctaacagagtgaccatcgggttcttggttacctccctgaccaaggcccttctctcccgattgctaaGTTTGGCCGGGTGTTCAGCACTAGGCAGAGCCTtgatgattccaaacttcttccatttaagaatgatggaggctactatggtcttgaggaccttcaatgttgcagaaatgttttcgtacccttccccagatctgtgccttgacacaatcctgtctcgtcacactactgacaattccttcgacctcctggtttggtttttgctctgacatgcactgtcaactgtgggaccttatatagacaggtgtgtgcctttctaaatcatgtccaatcaatttaatttaccacaggtgtactctaatcaagctgtagaaacatctcaaggatgatcaatggaaacaggatgcacctgagctcaattttgagaatca encodes the following:
- the LOC129859330 gene encoding F-box/LRR-repeat protein 7-like: MGANNGKQYGSEGKGSSSISSDISSSTDHTPTKAPKNVATTEDSDRSTRTLSTPSPGLILPTKSPSLSSPSLSINGHESTSPSGSAETVAMVHPQPGTQTRSRQSKGQHYAPIDLLPDHALLQIFSHLPTNQLCCCARVCRRWYNLAWDPRLWSTVRLTGELLHADRALRVLTHRLCQDTPNVCLTLETVVVSGCRRLTDRGLHAVAQCCPELRRLEVTGCYNISNEAVFEVVSCCSNLEHLNVSGCSKVTCISLTQEASVQLSPLHGQQISIHYLDMSDCFSLEDQGLRTIASHCPRLTHLYLRRCTRLTDEALRHLALHCPSVRELSLSDCRLVGDFGLREVARLEGCLRYLSVAHCGRITDVGVRYVARYCPRLRYLNARGCEGLTDHGLGHLARSCPKLKSLDVGKCPLVSDSGLEQLALYCQGLRRLSLRACESVTGRGLRAIAANCCDLQLLNVQDCEVSPEALRFVRRHCRRCVIEHTNPGFF
- the LOC129860054 gene encoding fatty acyl-CoA hydrolase precursor, medium chain-like; the protein is MKQFLLTFCLAVGLFSTLLAQTDTYVLLEASSPLVTLKSGSVREQYRTVKGTEKVLGEYLGIPFNVVVIQYRLSILGFLSCAKTTLQHQMYCLFASSTGDKHAGGNWGFLDQFASLQWVRDNIMDLGGDPGSVTIFGQSTWGISASMLVGMRKTAVRWSGTEEAIPMSGVAPLEAHYTNNSLANAKVQAFLGPAIDGVFLKVPPEEVLKNKEFLKVPMVVGVVNHEFGWIMAQASSLAFISCCEIFFKTTFSWSSDQIRLLYLYHISDIFTSVAV